The genomic DNA CAACCAAGGGGAAGGTCGCGTGTTAGTACGATCGACCCCCAATTTTGGCAAAGGGCAgcatcttcattttcattccagGCTGATGTTGGAAGCCTGATGGAGCAAGGGTGCTCTTGACGACGACACATTAAAAATTCGTCATCGGAGAGGACTTTTAGGCCGAAAAGGTACTTGAAGACTTCTTTGGCCTGGTGAGAAGGCGGCGGCCGAGATGCCAATTGAAGGCCGAGCGAGGTAGTAAGTTGGAAGGCAGAGATATCTAGCCGAAGTGTGGCGAAATAGACTTGTAGCCATAGTTGGAAGACCCAAAGGGGACCATTCTGGTTTGGACCAATTTTTCCAATGGTCGCCTCGGCCAGGCAGCGGAGAAGATTTGTGAGAACGGCCGAGCTAAGAGCCAGAGTATGACCATTGGCTAGGGCTTCGGCCACTAGCATGTTTTCGACCAAACATTTAATTGACCGGGtgcaacaaataaatttgttgtaccagtagaatagGAAGGCTTCGTGTTTTCCCTTCCGAAGACTTGCCTCGCCTCGACCAGCGAAGTGGTGGATAaaagtgttgtagttgaagaagttcttgtgtagcTTTTGAACCTCTT from Pyrus communis chromosome 17, drPyrComm1.1, whole genome shotgun sequence includes the following:
- the LOC137722094 gene encoding uncharacterized protein, which encodes MENFFGQEWKALGIYNAIKLSTIELVMDKELLMAALSLWCSATNTMVLLFGPLGPTILDVSAILRTPLSGIPIDAALFGRPSNLDLKTLFNDRAVETLSRDGQEPSKEEVQKLHKNFFNYNTFIHHFAGRGEASLRKGKHEAFLFYWYNKFICCTRSIKCLVENMLVAEALANGHTLALSSAVLTNLLRCLAEATIGKIGPNQNGPLWVFQLWLQVYFATLRLDISAFQLTTSLGLQLASRPPPSHQAKEVFKYLFGLKVLSDDEFLMCRRQEHPCSIRLPTSAWNENEDAALCQNWGSIVLTRDLPLGCDSCQASWEVYHPHFTDRQLGYLQGCLIPLLTSRSLLSRERLSGSWERECRDSKKEFQDRCKTFHLRPTLPESLGTDM